The Panthera leo isolate Ple1 chromosome A3, P.leo_Ple1_pat1.1, whole genome shotgun sequence genome contains the following window.
CTGATGATGTTGGTAATGCTGTctgttctttatgttttctggaAAAAGTAACTGAATTAGTATGTCAATGTAGTATTATCTGAAGATATCTAAGAgctgttaaaatgtttaaaaataaaatgatcaattcTCCCTTTGTTCTCTTGACAGGATAATTGAAGCTATCTGCATAGGTTGGTTCACTGCAGAGTGCATCGTGAGGTTCATCGTCTCCAAAAACAAGTGTGAGTTTGTCAAGAGACCCCTGAACATCATTGATTTACTGGCAATCACTCCGTATTACATCTCCGTGTTAATGACAGTATTTACGGGCGAGAACTCTCAACTCCAGAGGGCTGGAGTCACCTTGAGGGTGCTTAGAATGATGAGGATTTTTTGGGTGATTAAGCTTGCCCGTCACTTCATTGGTCTCCAGACACTTGGTTTGACTCTCAAACGATGTTATCGAGAGATGGTTATGTTACTTGTCTTCATTTGTGTTGCCATGGCAATCTTTAGTGCACTTTCTCAGCTTCTTGAACATGGGTTGGACCTGGAAACATCCAACAAGGACTTCGCCAGCATCCCTGCTGCCTGCTGGTGGGTGATTATCTCTATGACTACAGTTGGCTATGGAGATATGTATCCTATCACCATGCCTGGAAGAATTCTTGGAGGAGTTTGTGTTGTCAGTGGGATTGTTCTCTTGGCATTACCTATCACTTTTATCTACCATAGCTTCGTGCAGTGTTACCATGAGCTCAAGTTTAGATCAGCTAGATATAGTAGAAGCCTCTCTGCTGAGTTCCTAAATTAATGCATTGCAAATCAATTCTTGCATCCACTTCGTTTGATAGAAAGAGTTGACTCTCCTTCCTAGTCATCATGTGCTTCTTGCTGGGTGAGTGCTGCAGTGGTACTACCATCATGTTGGTAGGGTAAAAATTACCCTTCCCAGCTGAAGGGGTGAAAAAATGTACTTATAATGGAGTAAGTAGGATTGAGACCGTGAAGGGAAAACAATGACTCCTAGAATAAATTTTAggaccttattttatttatgcctGTCTTCTTCTTGCCTTGAACAATTAcactttttgtgtttgttttaaagtatagTATGTGAACGTTTTAAAGCCAAAAGGTaccattttccaaatgttttcccaTCTTATGAAATTCAGAAGAAGCTTGGAagttacagtgttttttttttgttggagagtaacatttttatttctaaatgttttataatctCTCATATCAATGTCAGAAGTATCCTGGAAACATATGTCACATGCAGGAACTGtttaacaaatactttaaaaatttggcCAAATTTTAAACTGTATAATGGAGCTAGATATGAGCAAGGATAGTATTTGAAAAACTTTCCTAGCATATTTCTCAAttccctgatttatttttgtttctattattcACCTTATCATACAGCTTTACGGAAGCttgagcatgttttcttttttccgttttggatttcttttatctttttactgaAGTGACTCAACAGAGTATTTCAGAATGAGGGGAGCTTGTattgttttagcattttattGGAGTTCATTTTACTTGAATTCATTCACTGCTGTTACTAGGTGATAATTGTCCTAACATTCAGATGTCCAAACAAGAATATTTCCAACATAGGAATGATAATAGAAATAGTTTGATATTACAACCCATATTTATCTACTtctgctcttaatttttttccgtGGGTTTAATAAGACTTAGCAGATGAAAGGATGTTTATGTAGCCTTTTTATACCAAAGTCATATTTAGATGTTGTCACGGGATtatcataaaaagagaaattaaatatttccttacTCTTGGTTGCTATGTAGCTAAGCCAGTTTTAAGCCAGCTAAAAGCAGTGAATACATAATTGTTTGATCTGAGCTTCACCATGTTGAATTGCAGCTACACCAAAACTTCTTGTAACAATATTGAACAATATGCCACATTAATCTGGGTAGATTATTAGGATTAGATAATATAAAACTGTTGACTGTTTAGTGCTAAAATTTAGCAATATGAATTAAGATTTTGCTTTGTTAATCAGTTGCCATAAAGAAgttaatatataaacacaaaaaattaaagtcatagattcacaaataatttaatgttatatACTGCAGTTTAGTGGGAGTGGAgagggtgggtggagaggagATGGGGCCTGGATATATTTATTACAGAACAGAAGTGTTCATTAAAAGAATATTAGCTATCATCTAGTTCAAACGTCAACTAGCACAAGCAGACAACCAGGGCAAGAGAGGATATGACTGTGGAGGAATTAGGGCCAAAACCTGGATGTCTAAAAACCTACTTAGCCCAGCAGCTTATTCTTAACACATGTTTAGGGTTTGAGAAAAGCCTCAAGAAGCCACACTTCTTTGCCATTGCCATTGCCATTGCTGGGGTAATAATAGCAAAACCATTCCTTTTCCCTAATTTCTGAGTTTATGTGACATTTTGGCCATGAAAAGAATCTCACCCCATCTTTTTTACTATTGCACACTGGTATTGGTATGCTGCTTATTATATACTCAAAATAAATTCTGTTATTTATTGTCTActtattgtattttaatatatttgaaataaatggcatggatttattttttcttacctaTTTTGATTAGGGCCTTGTGGTTCATGCGAATAATATGCAGATGAAAGCATCCCCATATTACTAATAAAGATATGGCAGCCATCCATTTTGCTGGCACTGAGAAGCCTTCATGGAAGTATGTCTTATGTCcccaaataaattataattatcttGAGGGCTGGGGCCCTCTTTCCGGCACACACCTTCATAGCCCCACAGCGTCTGTGACAGGTTTGGGCACATGCTATCGTTGACTGATTTGGGGGGAGAGATTTCTGTGTGAAGAGGCAAGGAGAAGCCCACACCCACAAGTGCACATGTAGAGCCGcatgtgtgaacacacacacagactttgaGGCTGCCCTTAAGGAACAAGAAATCTCCTGTTGGTGGTGACAGACCAAGGACGTCTAATGACTAATCCAGCTACCCATTTACTAAGAATGGTGATAAGAAATTATAGAATACTTCATGAGTTAAGAGACTGTATCATGGACATTGtaatttttgaggaacagagGCGTTTTTCATGAAACTTTTCCCTGAAtgttactgcttttaaaaaagcCATTCAGTAGGGCGATTTTTTAGTTGTGCATTTGGACGTTTCTCATAACTCCATCGTCACAGCACAGATACTTTCATTAGGATCTGTGTTAATACCAGTAAGTCAGATGTTATCCTAAATTATTAGAATGCTCAGTGAGGAAAGAGGAAACCCGAATGTTGGTTCTGGTTTTACCACATGTGAGATTGTAACTTAACCTTAGGTATATCTTGTTTTGTATCCTCTAAGATGGTGGGGTTTTTTCCAGATTAAAGATACAAATTACAGAATGCCTTTAAAAGCGAACATACTCTTAACAATCCAAggccttatttatctttttcttttatggctctTTTGTACTGTGGGTTGCTGGTTGAAACTGGCATTTGCATTTGCTTGGCTCTTGGTTTTCGCAGTTACTTGTCACCACACATTTGTAagttcttcctttcttaaaaaatgtagaaatacgTTCTTTCACAGTGGCTGTCAGTAAGTCAAAGTagtattctgtttttaagttttggtCCAGATGTCTTCCTTAGGTCTCCTGTGatctgggaggtggggaagatggGGTTACATTGGATATTGGTGTTGGAAGGATTTCCTTTGTTGGCTTGATATTTTCTAAAAGCaccttatttttcctctttgttatagaaatgaaaaataaaaaactgaaaccTCCTAGCTGTGCTTCACTGTTAAGCTTCTGTAACCCCAAACTTAGTACATAGCTTCACAAAATATTTCCAGAGCCCTCTGATCCTACATAAATGTACATTCACTTATAGTATGCAATATACAGTCCAAACAAATATGGTGTAAATATTTCATAGTGTGACAGTAAATTAGAACTAAAGGGCCCTaggggtcagttaagcatccgacttcagctcaggtcatgatctcatggttcgtgggtttgagccccacatcaggctctgtgctgacagctcggagcctggagcctgcttcggattctgtctccgtctctctctgcccctcccccgctcatgctctgtctctctctctcaaaaataaataaacatttaaaaaaaaaaaaaaagaactaaagagCCCTAGAGACCTTCTGGTCTACCACGTCCCCTTCCTTTGCCCTTTATCTTGTCCAAATGTCAGCGGCCAAGGAACTGTGCTCCCAGTGGCTTATGAGTTAGCTGTCATCCTGATTTACCTGGGACTTTCTTCGTTTTACCACTGAAGGTCCCCCCATCCGGGGAGATCCTTTCATCTCAAGAGAGATGGTCACCTGGGAGAGTTGGTCACCCTAGTATCAGGTCAGGCCCCCGAAACctgattttcagatttttagtTCAGTAGTCTTTGGACATACTTCTATTTTATAACATCAGAAAGCatgaaggatttctttttaaatattttctttggggcCTTGGAGCCCCTTCTTATAGGTCAAATAAAGAGCAAATGTTGCTTGTAGACACCCTAGATGTCAGGAAGGATGGCTTGGGACAAGTGTATAGGGAACTCAGACTTTCAGTagagtttttaagtttatttatttattttgagagagagcgagagagcgagcactggcatgcagggaggggaggggcagagcccctcacagactgagccacccaggcgtcctccAGTAAGTACTTAAACTTTGGGCCATTAGTGTCAATTTAATTGTCAGTTTATTGTTTTAGTGAATTGAACTTGATAATCTGCATTTATGCTATAATTTAAGCAAATTAATTAAAGTAGCTTTGGTGAGAATCCTTTGATTTAACACTATACCAAGCATAGTGAAAACATAAATGACATTTAGTGAATGAAAGCCTGAGGGAATAAATATTTGGATTTCACCTACCAGAACTAAGTAATGCGATGTCATTTATATCTGAAGAAGTGATCTTGCTTTATTTATGCAACATTGTATTAACACTGAAACTAAAATTTCACACAATTTTGTATTAGGTGGTTTCCCCTCCCCTTAgactttaattatttcattttttttaaagtttatttattttgagaggggcagagagagaaagagagcgcctGCGAgcaggggcgggcagagagagggggaccgaaGATCTGAAGCGAACTTCGCACTGATCGCAGAgaacctggtgtggggcttgaactcaggaaccaagacatcgtgacctgagtcgaagtgtgatgcttgaccgactgagccaccctggcgccccaaggtgatttgtttttaaagaaagaacacatAAGTAATGACAGGTGTTTTTGTTGTATTAATATACAATGAATTGTTCAATTTACATGTTTTTTAGCTGTGTGCTACAAGCTTGATCTGACAGCTCTGGTGGGTTTccgtgttttctttctctgccatacAGAAGGCAGGAGAATTCCACGTTTTTAGTGGAGAATAGTATTCGAGTTACAAATCCTGAACTGTGATACaagcggggtgtgtgtgtggtcataGCTATAcgtgcatttattttgttttattgttttagccaTAGCGAATCTTTTATATGAAACACTTGGaggtaaaaatgcaaaatcatgAAATTGATGTAAGGTTTGTAAGTTTCAAGTGAAAGGTTTTTGTTCATAGGACAGAATTGGAAAGTTTAGATTTTTTGCTTTGAGATAAACTGCCTAGCttcttatctgtatttttattcaatttttcttaTCATTTGGAAGTTTACTATTATAAACTActatttactattataaatagtaGAAATCATAGTTGTAAAATTAGAATAATGGGTCGTGGTCCCTTTCTTGATAAGATTTGTCTTATAATGATTTAAGGGAAATCACATTTTATTAACTTTCCCaattaactcaatttaaaaagatCAGGTGGAAGTTGAGCAACatatatgtttgtctttttcttaagtaatttttaaatttttgctacagttttttttcccattttatttattttagagagcatgaccgggggagaggggcagagggagagagagagaatcccaggcaggctccatgcttagcacggagcctgatgtggggctccatcccacaaccctaggatcatgacctgagccaaaatcaagagtcagacactcaacagaccgagccacccaggtgccccttatatacatttttaaaatgtatgcaccTTTATATGCTGCAGTGCAAGGCAGAGATAGGAGGACTGTAGCATGCAAGAAATAATTAGGTGCATCCCACTTTTTGTAATAAATAGGTTTACAAACGTATGGAAAAAAAGGTTGGTAAACTTCATCATATTTCATATACACAATAATGGATGTGTACAGGATCCAATTAGGGAATCCTTCCTGTGAGTCAACCTTCTTTTGTGTTATTATCCCCTAGCATATGTTTTTTAGGTTTGACTTTTCATGTATATAATAATGAGGTCTTATGAGATGGGCATACCTGTATAGGAATCAGAATCAGATTAAAttggggcaccaggatggctcagtcggttaagtgcctgacttcggctcaggtcatgatctcatggtttgtgagctggagcctgcttcagtttctgactaagccagccaggcacccctcattgtgattttgatttgcatttccctaatgactaatgatattgagcatattttcatgtacttataATGATTTATGTACCtttgggagaaatgtctattcaaataattctcccatttaaaaaatgggttgtctttttattgttgaatgataagacttctttacatattctagataccAGATCCTtaacagatacatgatttacaaatctTTTCTCTCAGTTTgagggttgtcttttcacttgcTTAAGAGTATCATTTGTAGcatgcaaatttttttaaattttctttattttaaattttctttttagttttttaaaatttacatccaaattagcatatagtgaaacaatgatttcaggagtagattccttaatgccccttacccacttagcccatcccccgtcccacaacccctccagcaaccctcagtttgttctccatatttatgagtctcttctgttttgtccccctccctgtttgtatattatttttgtttcccttcccttatgttcatctgttttgtctcttaaagtcctcataggagtgaagtcatatgatttttgtctttctctgactgactaatttcacttagcataataccttccagttccatccacgtagttgcaaatggcaagatttcattctttttgattgccgagtaatactccattgtgtatatataccacatcttctttatccattcatccatcgatggacatttgggctctttccatactttggctgttgttgacagtgctgctataaacatgggggtgcatgtgtcccttcgaaacagcacacctgtatcccttggataaatgcctagtagtgcaattgctgggtcgtagggtagttctattttcagttttttgaggaacctccatactgttttccggagtggctgcaccagcttgcgttgcCACCAACAAtggaaaagagatcctctttctctgcatcctcgccaacatctgccgTTGCCTGatttgttaatgttagccattctgacaggtgtaaggtagtatctcattatggttttgatttgtatttccctgatgatgagtgatgttgagcattttttcatgtgtctgttagccatctggatgtcttctttggagaagtgtttattcatgtcttttgcccatttcttcactggattatttgtttttggggtgttgagtttagtaagttctttatagattttggatactaaccctttatctgatatgtcatttgcatgcaaattttttttaagtttatttattgattttgagagagaaagacggagaggcaaggaaagagagagagagagagagagagagagaaaatcctaagcaggctccacaccagcagcacagagccagacatgggactcaaactcacaaaccgtgagatcatgacccaagctgaaaccaagagttggttaactaactgagccacccaggcacaccttgtAGCAaagaag
Protein-coding sequences here:
- the KCNG3 gene encoding potassium voltage-gated channel subfamily G member 3 isoform X5, which gives rise to MTFGRSGAASVVLNVGGARYSLSRELLKDFPLRRVSRLHGCRSERDVLEVCDDYDRERNEYFFDRHSEAFGFILLYVRGHGKLRFAPRMCELSFYNEMIYWGLEGAHLEYCCQRRLDDRMSDTYTFYSADEPGALGRDEVRPGGAEAAPSRRWLERMRRTFEEPTSSLAAQILASVSVVFVIVSMVVLCASTLPDWRAAAADNRSLDDRSRIIEAICIGWFTAECIVRFIVSKNKCEFVKRPLNIIDLLAITPYYISVLMTVFTGENSQLQRAGVTLRVLRMMRIFWVIKLARHFIGLQTLGLTLKRCYREMVMLLVFICVAMAIFSALSQLLEHGLDLETSNKDFASIPAACWWVIISMTTVGYGDMYPITMPGRILGGVCVVSGIVLLALPITFIYHSFVQCYHELKFRSARYSRSLSAEFLN